One region of Pagrus major chromosome 5, Pma_NU_1.0 genomic DNA includes:
- the ckap2l gene encoding LOW QUALITY PROTEIN: cytoskeleton-associated protein 2-like (The sequence of the model RefSeq protein was modified relative to this genomic sequence to represent the inferred CDS: deleted 1 base in 1 codon) produces the protein MEEGETVSIPSRKELRKQKLMEYLAAKGKLKQPNPKQYIHDDCRGKKPVTSAQKVGQGKENEAPAERCHYDVTILSTKAPTLAAKSSIPPARRVFGVNNKVNVKSSILTGQKNTSRPSATNGQAQPKLNPVLTRMYTVKSSKANQNTASLLKKQPNTGIQSSGRSSSNAAHTDVTKSNSRFSSTSSATWTCPVKTLSARMSLGPIVKTKTGLIPAVTQPRNSQNLTHTSATAGNTTTTTSTTSVANKVRSSTSSSVFVSKRSSMAQRKTLPTTAQNNPVNERTTVSSSARAGIKVQDRNKTNSKLLLGKHSQPSCKSQLSSGLKSTSSSSKCTTAPIKPEERVGMSKTNKSSGQPIDRSTKQRSEGEGQKNGPHCNVVSQMSRDPASRCISRMVGGVRPAAVAELGGKTKTCKDTGGKRGHGSANAPQPQTGIKRTGAPVMSQTVPRPTRTIRLTGQAMDIKTTKVPVRVIPQTEGKKLTAAQEERMRKLQEWREAKGISYKRPSMPVKPQVRRTVAVPQPFWVTMKDEDEAHSLIAAVDRSLADCMKLLGEGFPPEQVKEVLSRLPAVSQKFAKYWICQARLMEQEGNLDVLPMFEEAVRVVLEPVDELRTVVFEILKKKDEIQASDENGKEDDQVSGGESTPESINNPLMTPKPVRALICGEQGESSVVKYKITATPGGLSSQQQEPARVNGQEVRFFTPVRRSVRIKRASLRYPVSLQDHDLCVASYNDLISEEDKERSEEQKDGENSPSAINTPMYIYRENEALKDKVFVKLVCDEGI, from the exons AGTTGCGTAAGCAGAAGCTGATGGAATACTTGGCAGCAAAAGGAAAGCTGAAACAGCCCAACccaaa GCAATACATCCATGATGACTGTCGGGGTAAAAAGCCTGTGACGTCTGCACAAAAG gttGGGCAGGGAAAAGAGAACGAGGCTCCAGCAGAGAGATGTCACTATGATGTCACTATACTAAGCACAAAAGCTCCAACTCTGGCAGCTAAATCCTCAATTCCCCCTGCCAGAAGAGTAtttggtgtaaataataaagtgAATGTTAAAAGCAGCATACTGACTGGACAGAAGAATACCAGTCGTCCATCTGCAACCAATGGTCAAGCACAGCCGAAACTTAACCCTGTGCTCACAAGAATGTACACTGTTAAGTCCTCTAAAGCCAACCAGAATACAGCCAGCCTTCTCAAAAAGCAGCCGAACACAGGAATACAATCTTCAGGCAGATCCTCTTCAAATGCAGCTCATACAGAtgtgacaaaatcaaacagcAGATTCAGTAGTACCTCAAGTGCTACCTGGACATGTCCAGTGAAAACACTCAGTGCCAGGATGAGTCTCGGCCCtattgtcaaaacaaaaacgggactcattcctgcagtgACCCAGCCAAGAAACAGTCAAAACTTAACACACACCTCTGCCACTGCAGGTaataccaccaccaccacttctACTACTTCTGTTGCTAACAAGGTGCGATCCAGCACCTCTTCATCAGTCTTTGTTTCCAAGAGGTCTTCCATGGctcagaggaaaacattacCTACCACTGCTCAAAACAACCCTGTCAATGAGAGAACAACTGTTTCTTCGAGCGCAAGAGCTGGGATTAAAGTTCAAGATCGGAACAAAACTAACTCTAAACTACTTTTGGGTAAACATTCTCAGCCATCTTGTAAGAGTCAGTTGTCAAGTGGACTGAAATCAACATCCAGCTCCTCCAAGTGCACAACAGCACCTATTAAGCCAGAGGAGAGAGTAGGGATGTCAAAAACTAATAAATCATCTGGGCAACCCATAGACAGGTCCACAAAGCAGAGGTCTGAGGGTGAAGGACAGAAAAATGGCCCACATTGCAATGTTGTCTCCCAAATGTCC CGGGACCCAGCAAGCAGGTGCATTTCCAGAATGGTCGGCGGGGTTAGGCCAGCTGCTGTGGCTGAGCTGGGAGGGAAAACCAAGACATGTAAAGACACAGGTGGCAAGAGGGGACACGGCTCAGCAAATGCCCCTCAACCACAGACAGGTATAAAAAGAACAGGtgctccagtgatgtcacagacaGTGCCCCGGCCTACTAGGACTATCAGACTTACAGGCCAGGCCATGGACATCAAGACGACAAAGGTCCCAGTCAGGGTCATTCCCCAGACCGAGGGAAAGAAACTGACTGCTGCCCAGGAGGAAAGAAT GAGAAAACTACAAGAATGGCGGGAAGCCAAGGGCATTTCCTACAAGCGTCCTTCAATGCCAGTGAAACCTCAGGTTAGGCGCACTGTTGCCGTACCCCAGCCATTCTGGGTCACCATGAAGGATGAAGATGAGGCCCACTCCCTTATTGCTGCTGTGGACAGATCCCTGGCTGATTGCATGAAATTGCTTGGCGAG GGTTTCCCTCCAGAGCAGGTGAAGGAGGTTCTCTCAAGGCTGCCAGCAGTATCCCAGAAGTTTGCCAAATACTGGATCTGTCAGGCCCGCCTGATGGAGCAGGAGGGCAACCTGGATGTCCTGCCCATGTTTGAAGAGGCTGTTCGTGTTGTGTTGGAG CCTGTGGACGAGCTGCGGACTGTGGTGTTTGAGATTCTGAAGAAAAAGGACGAGATCCAAG CGTCTGATGAAAATGGAAAAGAGGATGACCAGGTTTCAGGAGGTGAAAGCACTCCTGAGAGTATCAACAATCCACTGATGACTCCTAAACCTGTCAGAGCCCTCATTTGTGGGGAGCAAGGAGAGTCATCTGTAGTAAAGTACAAGATCACAGCAACTCCTGG cGGCCTTTCAAGTCAACAGCAGGAACCGGCACGGGTCAACGGCCAGGAGGTTCGCTTCTTCACTCCAGTTAGACGCTCAGTGCGCATCAAGAGAGCCTCACTGCGATACCCTGTGTCCCTCCAGGACCATGATCTCTGCGTGGCCTCCTACAATGACCTGATCTCCGAAGAGGATAAAGAGAGAAGTGAAGAACAGAAGGATGGGGAAAACAGCCCATCTGCTATCAACACGCCGATGTACATCTACAGAGAGAACGAAGCACTTAAAGACAAAGTGTTCGTCAAGCTAGTCTGCGATGAAGGCATTTAG